Genomic DNA from bacterium:
TTGCCCTGGTTATGGTGCTTCATGCCAGGGACTTTGGCAAGAAGATCATAATAAGCTATTGTATATGTCTCATGGTGATAGCCTTTATCCTCACTTTGTCAAGAGGAGGATGGATTTCTCTCCTGGGTGCGCTTCTGGTGATGGCTGTTCTTCACCAAAGGAAATCCGGGACTCTTTCCGGCAGAATTTTTGTTTCCCTGCTGCCGGTTATCGGGGCCATCTTTCTGTGTGTCGCGGTAATGGGTTATTGCAGTGTAAGGAAAGAGGTTGCCGGTTTGATGAGTAAACAAAGGATCGAGAGTGTCAGTGGAAGAGTGCCGATCTGGAAGGGGACCTGGGGAATAATCCGGGCTTATCCCCTGCTTGGAGGTGGACCCGGAACCTTTCCCCTCTTATGTGAGGAGTATGTTAAAAACCATGTCGGAGACCTCAGAGACAAATATGCCCATAGTGAATATCTCCAGGTCATGTCAGAGTGGGGGGTATTTTCACTGGGGATCATCCTCTGGATACTGGCAGTTTTTTTTTCACAATTTTCAAGAGATATTCTCAGGCACGGACACAATTTACCCAATTGCTCAGGCTTGGAATACTCGGGAGTATGTTCGCCATCTCGATCCATTCCCTGGCCGAGTTTGCCCTCCATCCAATGGCTAATGCGATCATTTGTGTAGTCCTGGGGGGAATGGCACTGGGGGGAAGAAAAGGCATGTCCGCCTCTTAGCCCCGTTTTTAAACAGTCAATCTGGATTGTAAACATCGCTCAATCGACAATTCCTTTCTCGTTAACCAGCCGATAAGATTTCATATCAGTCGTTTTTTGCCGTCGTTGCATGCTTAACTCCTTGAACCTTCTTTACTCGCAGTATCACCTGAGTCAAAGGGGAGAAAGGGCGATGCGAGGAATCAGCATGAAAAGAATACTGCTGCCGTCGTTGGGAATAGCACTTGTTGCAGTGGCCTTTTTTTCTTCAAATGCATTTCCCTGGGGTTCAGCCACGCATACATTTATCAATGATCATCTTGGTAAAAAAGACAGGCTGGCAAACATCAATGAGATGTATGGCGGGACCGGCATGGATGTTTTTAATTCTCTCTTTTTGAACCAGAGTCCTTCCATCACAGTCCATTCCGAATTTATGAAAGTGTGGAATGAAGCAAAACTGCAAACAGAAAAAGCCCTGGCTTTTGGCTTTATCAGCCACAATGAAATATGGGGTGCCGATTTTACAGCCCATCGAAAGAGCATTACCTCTGATCGAGATGAAGGGTATATAATTACCAAATCCTATCTTCTGAAGGAGATATTGGAGCAGAATGCAGGTTACGGGGAACTGAATCTAGCCGATGACATGGCGCTGGCATTTGCTCACTATTGTCTCGAGCGTGGAATAGACATCCTGATTAAACGCCAGGACCCTTGTATCGGCAGAAAGATGATATTTTCGGCAAAAAACCGGAGCTCAAATTTCCCCCTTCTTCTCATTAAAGCTTATGCTCAGGATTTTACTGTCTATTATGGAAGCTATCCTGAAGCTGCCATGGGTATCTTCTCCGCTGAAGAGCAGTTCAGAAAAACCATTGTTATTTATGGACTGGCACTCGCTCAGACTGAGGATTTGGCAATACAATTGGTTGCTGAGCAGATGGCCAGACAATCCGAAAGGTTTTTTGCAGCTCATGGAATTGAAATTCCTGCAACAGTGGATATGGTATCTCTCATGAAGTTTGCTCTTGAAAAATCCATAGGGATATGTGCTGAAGATTACTATCAGGAAATATCGGCAACGATCAGTTTTCTTGAACAGCAGCTTGATGCCCACGGAATTTCCTACGACAACTAATTCATGGTTATTAACAGGTATGAAAATGTGTCCGGTAGTGTGAGCATAGTATTTTTCATATCGGAGCCATTGAGCTATCAACAAAGGGTGATAGCCTTAACTACTTGAAATTATAAAATTTAATATTCGATGTAAACGAAATTCCGCATTTGGTCGAATTATTATTCTGATCAGCCCGACTGATCATCGGGGTTGGATAACGATAGAGGAGAATAAGATATGGCCGATAGAGAGAGAAAAGTTGCAGAAAATGTAGATGGACCTTTTTACGTGGACGAAAGCTGCATTCAGTGTGGTAACTGTGCTGACGTTGCACCGGAGAATTTTACCCAGGGAGAGGAGTTTTACTATGTCTATAAGCAGCCTGATGATGACGAGGAATTGGAAAACTGCCAGCAGGCACTGGAGGAATGCCCGGTAGATGCCATAGGGGATGACGGGGAGGAAGGAGGAGAGGAGGAAGGGGAGTAGTCCACGATAACCAAAAGGAAACATGAATTGAATCAATCAATCGAGCAGGTGAAAAAGTTTGTTCAGCACCATCCGAGTCTGGTGCTCATTGGCACTGCTGACCGGAGAGGGTTTCCTCATCTGGCTATGGAAACGGGGGTCCAATGGGTCAAAGAGAGGACAATGAGGTTTGAGAGCTGGTTCTGTCTGTCCACTATCAAAAACCTGAAGGAAAACCCCAGGGTTGCCGTAGCTATCTTTGACCAGCAGACCCAAAAAGGTTATCAAATGCTGGGCCAGATCGAGTCCATCCACGAGGCTGCAATTCTGAATGGCTATATTCCAGGGGAAAAGCCCGACGAACTGGGTATTCCTTCCCAGTCTTATCGGATCGATATAGCTATTGAAGAGGTTTTATTCTTTTCCAGCGGCCCCCATTCTGATGGCCCTTTGCCATAAGGTATTGGCCAAAGTACTGGCTGCCGTAATTATCAGGGCAATTAGCTTCGCTGACCGCAATTGTGGCAGTCAGTACTCGGATATCAAGCTGTTTCTCGATATAATGGAAGCATTGGTGTTTGGCCAAACCGTCATTTCGATATTTTGAAGGTGCATCCGGATGGAGCAGGAGACCATGCCCTGGAGATATTCTACCGCTTCATTGAGTATGGTCTCTCGTCTGTTTTGGTGATTACTGAAGAATAAGTCCATTGAATTGGTGAAAACCTGACCTCCCGCTCCACGCGATTTGTCGAAGGCCTCTGATCTTTTTGAAATATTTCATCAGCATCACTGGCGTAAATGACAATAAACAAAGCTATCATAGCTACTGCGAAAAAGGTGAGACTGAAAATAATAAAGGTATAAATAAGCTTTTTATCTGAGCTGCTCGGTAATAATAGACGCATACTGTATCCTTAAAATAAAGAGTTAGGAGATTTCACCGGGTTAACAAAAAAGATTTCGAAAATGAGAAGTTATTTCAGGATAAGATGATCGTGGTTGAAAGAAAGGCGGGAAAGTAGATTCGATCAGGAGTTTCAAAATAACGACAACAGAGGAGCGAATATACAAGCCTGTTCATGAACCGGAGAACATCTGTGGCGCGAATCACGATTTTCGGTATGGCCAATTTACCGAGCGGTTCCTGACCCCGTTTCTTTAAAGTCAGACTGAAGTCCAGGACCTCGTCAGGCATAAGGTGCTGGCAGCTCACATAGCTGACAATACTAAAGGAAAAGAAGAGAAGTACTATGAAAAGTAAAGACAAGATGATAAACGAGGCCGCTTTTCTCATGATAAATGCTCTATTGTACATCTCCAAACTGCCAGGAATTCCTGTTCCCGAGAGGTTATGAAATACTTTGACTGGCTAATAGCGGGTTGTATTTACCAATAGCCCAAATATCCGCATCTGGAATTTAAGCAATCTCAATGCCAGCCATTCTGGAGTGGCCAAGGTCCTCAAAACCTGATGGTTACGCGGAATGGGAATAAATTACGTCATGATAACCTGTGAAAAATGGTGCATATACGTGCAACAAAATACAACCGCCTTTTGTACCTTATGCCAGAAAGGTAATTTTTCCGGTATCACCGACGCTTACGTGCAGTGTCTTACTGGCGCTTGCCCGGTTGGCAAAGATCTCCAGATTGCCGGTGCTTCCGAAAATGGCGCCGATCCGGGAGCTTTGATCCAGAGCGGCATAATGAGTTTGCAGGCAGGTGATAGTCTGAGAGGCGAGCTCAAGAGAGAATCGCTCTCCTTTGCCCTGAGACAGCGCCCGGAAGAAAAAATCCTGGCCGATGCTGGTAATCAGATTACCAAAAGCATCGATATGGATGATCTGGAACTCGTAAACCTGAGGAGCCAGGCACCGGGGCTCCGGAATCTCAAGCTTCAGATAATCGTTGATTTCGGGGCCAAAGAGATGGGGTGCAAGACCTGTGGAAAGCCAGGCAGATACCGGAGCAAAAATGTCACGGCCGTGAAAGGTATGACTGACAATCGGACGGAAATACTCCGTGCGGGTCAGGTGAAATACCTGAAGGTCTGGCCGCTCTTCCTGATACGGATACGATAAAACTCCATTATCCGGAGCTATAAAGTAACAGTTTTTCCCCTGGGCCAGAATAGGCCTTCTTTGACTGCCGACACCGGGATCGACGACCACCACATGAATTGTCCCTGCCGGAAAGAACCGATAGGAGCTGCCAAGAAGAAACGATGCTTCGAGGATCTGATGGGCCGGGACGTGATGGCAAAGATCTACAATCCGTACATTAGGATTGATGCTGAGGATGACTCCCTTCATAATGCCGACAAAAGGATCATGCACACCAAAGTCTGTGGTCAGAGTAATGATTGGCTCATGGCTATTACCGGGTAACAGTCTGTCTGACAAGGTCTCGTGCCCTGCCTTTCAGGTCTTTGGCTGGGTAATCTCGGTATAGATCTCCGGACGGCGGTTCTTCAGGAATGACCACCCCTTTCGGATATCCTCGATCAGGCTCAGGTCGATTTCGGCCATGATGATGCCATCATGGTGGCTGCTGGGTTTCATCATCTGATTTCCGTCAGGATCGATACAGAAGGTGCGGCCATAAAAGCTCTGCTCCCCTTCCTGGCCGACCCGGTTGATTCGGAAGCAGAAGACGCCGTTGGCAATAGCATTGGCCGAGATCATTTTTTCCCACTTCTGAAAGGAGGCAAAAGCGCAGGCCGTAGGGCAAAAGATAATCTGCGCCCCTTTGAGGGCCAGTATTCTGGACCCTTCGGGGAAAAAATTATCCCAGCACATCTGGATACCGATAGTGGCCAGTTGCGTACGGAACACCGGGAACCCCAGATTGCCGGGCGAAAAATAATACGTCTCTTCCCACAGAGGAATCTGAGGAAGGTGATTTTTCCGGTATACGCCGAGAAGAACACCATTTTGGTCAATAACCGCACAGCTATTGTAATAGGTGTCGTTTTCCTTCTCGAAAATCGGGGCGATAATGACCATTTGCAGCTCTTTGGCCTTATGTTTCAGCGTCTTGATGAGAGGGCCGTGTACATCTTCGGCCAGTTGAAAGCTTTCCGGCCCTTTTTTCTGGGGGAACCAGTGAGTATGAAACAGCTCCTGAAAACAGGCCATCACTGCTCCACCCTCCGCTGCCATGTGAAGCATGGACAGAGCCTTCTGGATATTTTGCTCCACATCAGCGTGGCATTTCATCTGAATTCCGGCAACCTTGAGCACTGGTACTTTCTCCTATTGCCCGCAGCATTTCTTATATTTTTTCCCGCTCCCGCACAGGCAGGGATCGTTTCGCCCTACCTTGGGCTGTTTTCTCTGGATGGGTGCCTGTTTCTCCGCGCCAGCCCGGGCAGCCTGATCGATCTCCCGCTGCACTTTGATTCTTCTGCGCCGCTCCCGCTCCTCTTCCTCACGATACTCCTGGACCATGAAGAGGTGCTGGATAGTCTGCTCCCTGATCCGGTCGATCAGATCGTTGAACAGCCGGAAACCTTCCTTTTTATACTCGATCAGAGGGTCCCGCTGGCCATATCCCCGCATCCCGATGCCCTCTTTGATGTGATCCATTTCCAGCAGATGGTCCTTCCATTGCAGATCGATGGACTGGAGCATGATCATCTTTTCGAGATGGCGCATCATGGGACTGGTAATGATTTTTTCCTTATTCTCGTAATTAGTCAGGATTGCTTCAAGGATTCGATCATACAATTGGGCCGGGGAAATATCACTGGGAATCGTACTCAGGTCATACCGCAGGCAGAACTGCCTGGCGAGGGCAGTGCTCAGGCCCTTGAGGTCCCAGTCTTCAGGCCGGCTGTTGCGGGAAGTATAGGCAGCTATGCAATCATCCAGGCAGTCTCTGATCAGATGATCGATGAGGGGTTTCAAATCATCTCTCTCCAGCACCTGTCGCCGCTGCTGATAAATGACCTCCCTCTGCTTGTTCATCACATCGTCATATTCCAGAAGGTGCTTTCTGGCTTCGTAGTTTTTGGCCTCCACCTTTTGTTGTGCTCTTTCGATAGCTTTGCTGATCATGTTGTGCTCGATTGGCTGACCATCATCAATGCCCAGCCTGTTCATGACATTCGTGATCATTTCGCCACCAAAGATGCGTAAGAGATCATCTTCCAGCGATAAATAAAACCGGCTGGATCCCGGGTCTCCCTGCCGTCCTGCCCGTCCGCGGAGCTGATTGTCAATCCGGCGGCTCTCGTGCCGTTCCGTACCCAGAATGTGCAGCCCGCCAAGGTCTGCCACTCCCTCTCCCAGCACAATATCGGTCCCTCGTCCGGCCATGTTGGTGGAGATGGTGACCGCTCCCCTCTGGCCTGCCTGGGCCACGATTTCCGCTTCCCGTTCATGATGTTTGGCATTCAGAACATTATGGGGGATGCCTTTTCGCTTGAGCAGCTCGTGGAGATGTTCGGACTTTTCGATGGCAATGGTTCCCACCAGAACCGGACGGCCGATCTTATGCAATTCCTCGATCTCAGCCAGGGCTGCATTGAATTTTTCCCGCTCGGTCTTATAGATGACATCCGGATAATTGGTCCTCCTCAGAGGTTTATTGGTGGGGATAACGATAACATCCAGGTTGTAGATTTTGCGAAACTCCACGGCTTCAGTATCCGCCGATCCGGTCATACCGGCCAGTTTTTCGTAAAGGCGGAAATAATTCTGAAAAGTGATGGTAGCCAGGGTCTGGTTTTCCTGCGCCACCTTGACTCCTTCCTTGGCCTCCAGGGCCTGGTGCAGTCCGTCACTGTATCTTCGGCCCGGCATCAGGCGTCCGGTAAACTCATCGACGATAATCACTTCCCCATCCTGGTTGACCACATAGTCCACATCTTTTTTAAACAGCTTATGAGCGCGCAGTGCCTGTTCGAGGTGGTGAATGGTATCCAGATGTTTGACGGATATCTCTCCCTCCTGGCCCTCCTGCTGCTCGTAGAGATCATGAATTCCCAGGAGCTGCTGTGACTTGAGGATTCCCTCCTCGGTAAGGGTAACGGTTCGTTTTTCCTCATCTATCTCATAATCCTGATCACGCTTCAGATGGGGAATGACCCGGTCAACCCTGGTATATTCATCAGTAGTTCCCTCACTGGGACCGGAGATAATCAGAGGGGTACGGGCTTCGTCGATCAGAATGCTGTCAACCTCATCCACGATGGCAAAGTTGTGTCTTCGCTGGACATAATCAGCGAGCGTAAACTTCATATTGTCCCGCAGGTAATCAAAGCCGAATTCATTATTGGTCCCGTAGGTAATGTCACATTGATAGGCCCTCTGGCGCTCCCTGTCATCCAGATCGTGAACGATCAGGCCCACACTCAGCCCGAGGAACTGATAGATTCCCCCCATCCATTCGCTATCGCGTCTGGCCAGATAATCGTTGACGGTAACGATGTGGA
This window encodes:
- the secA gene encoding preprotein translocase subunit SecA, which codes for MLQSLLTKIIGSKNEREIKRLGTYVERINALEPEMSRLSDADLRARTDKFRQYYQEKMRQMKAEQGISDERLAQLNLLDLKDKVESERIHKLLAGIRKQILDEILCESFAVTREAGKRVLKMRHFDVQLMGGIVLHEGKIAEMATGEGKTLVATLPACLNAITGEGVHIVTVNDYLARRDSEWMGGIYQFLGLSVGLIVHDLDDRERQRAYQCDITYGTNNEFGFDYLRDNMKFTLADYVQRRHNFAIVDEVDSILIDEARTPLIISGPSEGTTDEYTRVDRVIPHLKRDQDYEIDEEKRTVTLTEEGILKSQQLLGIHDLYEQQEGQEGEISVKHLDTIHHLEQALRAHKLFKKDVDYVVNQDGEVIIVDEFTGRLMPGRRYSDGLHQALEAKEGVKVAQENQTLATITFQNYFRLYEKLAGMTGSADTEAVEFRKIYNLDVIVIPTNKPLRRTNYPDVIYKTEREKFNAALAEIEELHKIGRPVLVGTIAIEKSEHLHELLKRKGIPHNVLNAKHHEREAEIVAQAGQRGAVTISTNMAGRGTDIVLGEGVADLGGLHILGTERHESRRIDNQLRGRAGRQGDPGSSRFYLSLEDDLLRIFGGEMITNVMNRLGIDDGQPIEHNMISKAIERAQQKVEAKNYEARKHLLEYDDVMNKQREVIYQQRRQVLERDDLKPLIDHLIRDCLDDCIAAYTSRNSRPEDWDLKGLSTALARQFCLRYDLSTIPSDISPAQLYDRILEAILTNYENKEKIITSPMMRHLEKMIMLQSIDLQWKDHLLEMDHIKEGIGMRGYGQRDPLIEYKKEGFRLFNDLIDRIREQTIQHLFMVQEYREEEERERRRRIKVQREIDQAARAGAEKQAPIQRKQPKVGRNDPCLCGSGKKYKKCCGQ
- a CDS encoding SAM-dependent chlorinase/fluorinase, whose amino-acid sequence is MSDRLLPGNSHEPIITLTTDFGVHDPFVGIMKGVILSINPNVRIVDLCHHVPAHQILEASFLLGSSYRFFPAGTIHVVVVDPGVGSQRRPILAQGKNCYFIAPDNGVLSYPYQEERPDLQVFHLTRTEYFRPIVSHTFHGRDIFAPVSAWLSTGLAPHLFGPEINDYLKLEIPEPRCLAPQVYEFQIIHIDAFGNLITSIGQDFFFRALSQGKGERFSLELASQTITCLQTHYAALDQSSRIGAIFGSTGNLEIFANRASASKTLHVSVGDTGKITFLA
- a CDS encoding ferredoxin, translating into MADRERKVAENVDGPFYVDESCIQCGNCADVAPENFTQGEEFYYVYKQPDDDEELENCQQALEECPVDAIGDDGEEGGEEEGE
- a CDS encoding nitrilase-related carbon-nitrogen hydrolase, which gives rise to MLKVAGIQMKCHADVEQNIQKALSMLHMAAEGGAVMACFQELFHTHWFPQKKGPESFQLAEDVHGPLIKTLKHKAKELQMVIIAPIFEKENDTYYNSCAVIDQNGVLLGVYRKNHLPQIPLWEETYYFSPGNLGFPVFRTQLATIGIQMCWDNFFPEGSRILALKGAQIIFCPTACAFASFQKWEKMISANAIANGVFCFRINRVGQEGEQSFYGRTFCIDPDGNQMMKPSSHHDGIIMAEIDLSLIEDIRKGWSFLKNRRPEIYTEITQPKT
- a CDS encoding pyridoxamine 5'-phosphate oxidase family protein, coding for MNQSIEQVKKFVQHHPSLVLIGTADRRGFPHLAMETGVQWVKERTMRFESWFCLSTIKNLKENPRVAVAIFDQQTQKGYQMLGQIESIHEAAILNGYIPGEKPDELGIPSQSYRIDIAIEEVLFFSSGPHSDGPLP
- a CDS encoding O-antigen ligase family protein, with the protein product MSIIFFTPLLGGTERGASVWLVHSLVFLLLALWAVEMAGSRKKVRPVRTPLDYPILCFVLLSVLSAAFSVSPAQSLWTLWNFFDYIVLFYIIVNKFSLKDSPQVKLILSTIIAAGSTAALLGLLKYLGSSARILSYTYYNPNPFGAYLAMVIPIALVMVLHARDFGKKIIISYCICLMVIAFILTLSRGGWISLLGALLVMAVLHQRKSGTLSGRIFVSLLPVIGAIFLCVAVMGYCSVRKEVAGLMSKQRIESVSGRVPIWKGTWGIIRAYPLLGGGPGTFPLLCEEYVKNHVGDLRDKYAHSEYLQVMSEWGVFSLGIILWILAVFFSQFSRDILRHGHNLPNCSGLEYSGVCSPSRSIPWPSLPSIQWLMRSFV